The Kitasatospora paranensis genome has a window encoding:
- a CDS encoding response regulator transcription factor — protein MTGALRVVVADDQALVRAGFRMILESEDIEVVAEAEDGAAAVHAVRRTRPDVVLMDVRMPEMDGLEATRRIITGEADCPRVIILTTFDLDRYVYAALAAGASGFLLKDVSPEHLTAAVRMVRAGDALLAPAITRRLVERFARPDAGASTAHRDLAALTPRELEVMSLLARGLSNAELAGRLHLSEATVKTHVARILAKLGLRDRAQAVIAAYETGLVSVGGRDVPS, from the coding sequence ATGACCGGGGCGCTGCGGGTCGTGGTCGCCGACGATCAGGCGCTGGTACGCGCCGGCTTCCGGATGATCCTGGAGTCCGAGGACATCGAGGTGGTGGCCGAGGCGGAGGACGGCGCCGCGGCCGTTCACGCCGTCCGCCGCACCCGACCGGACGTGGTCCTGATGGATGTCCGGATGCCGGAGATGGACGGCCTTGAGGCCACCAGACGCATCATCACCGGCGAGGCGGACTGTCCCCGCGTGATCATCCTGACCACCTTCGACCTCGATCGTTACGTCTACGCGGCGCTGGCCGCCGGAGCGAGCGGCTTCCTGCTCAAGGACGTCAGCCCCGAGCACCTCACCGCCGCCGTCCGGATGGTCCGGGCCGGTGACGCCCTTCTGGCCCCGGCCATCACCCGCCGCTTGGTCGAGCGGTTCGCCCGACCCGATGCCGGCGCATCGACGGCACACCGCGATCTTGCAGCGCTGACTCCGCGTGAGCTCGAGGTCATGAGCCTGCTCGCCCGCGGGCTGAGCAACGCCGAGCTTGCCGGGCGCCTCCACCTGTCCGAGGCGACCGTCAAGACCCACGTCGCCCGCATCCTCGCGAAGCTCGGTCTCCGCGACCGTGCCCAGGCGGTGATTGCGGCCTACGAGACCGGACTTGTCAGCGTCGGAGGGCGCGATGTGCCGTCGTAG
- a CDS encoding sensor histidine kinase: MKVPTAERLRDLAAGVAHRAGRPARPARGSRVFDAVLALFLTLVSLRYAATAGAPLPVDWAGPALLLPFCSVPLAFRRRWPLAVLWVVLAATPFTRHVSVDVAFWAGVVCIVATYSAAAYGPHRVPTLASMPVAAAVLVVLFTDAKLPHFPNGIVALLALVPVLAAAWEIRMWGRRVEEGRARMSALEREQVEALDRAVEHERARIARELHDIVTHSVSVMVIQAGAARKIMNADPERAREALLAVEAGGRAAMTELRQVMGLLTIDADDLESAAMAELAPQPGLGRLEALLGGVRQSGMPVELTVSGEARPVPPGVELAAYRVVQEALTNTVKHASGARADVILAYAADHVCVEVTDSGGRPSDSASTGGGHGLIGLRERLAVHGGTLESGPRLRGGYRVKALIPLDAS; encoded by the coding sequence ATGAAGGTACCGACCGCAGAACGACTGCGAGACCTGGCCGCCGGGGTGGCACACCGAGCGGGGCGCCCGGCGCGACCCGCCCGCGGCAGCCGCGTGTTCGACGCGGTGCTGGCGCTGTTCCTGACGCTCGTCAGCCTCCGCTACGCCGCGACCGCCGGGGCTCCCCTCCCCGTCGACTGGGCCGGCCCGGCACTGCTGTTGCCGTTCTGCTCGGTGCCGCTGGCATTCCGTCGGCGGTGGCCGCTTGCGGTCCTGTGGGTGGTGCTCGCCGCCACCCCGTTCACCAGACACGTCTCGGTCGACGTCGCCTTCTGGGCCGGCGTCGTCTGCATCGTCGCCACCTACAGCGCGGCCGCCTACGGTCCGCACCGTGTGCCGACCCTGGCGAGCATGCCGGTGGCGGCTGCCGTACTGGTGGTGCTGTTCACGGACGCGAAACTGCCCCATTTCCCGAACGGCATCGTCGCGCTGCTGGCCCTGGTCCCCGTGCTCGCCGCGGCGTGGGAGATCAGGATGTGGGGGCGCCGGGTCGAGGAGGGACGCGCCAGGATGTCCGCCCTCGAACGCGAGCAGGTCGAGGCACTGGACCGTGCCGTCGAACACGAACGTGCCCGCATCGCGCGGGAGTTGCACGACATCGTGACCCACAGTGTCAGTGTGATGGTCATCCAGGCGGGCGCCGCCCGCAAGATCATGAACGCCGACCCCGAACGGGCCCGCGAGGCGCTGCTCGCGGTCGAGGCCGGCGGCCGCGCCGCGATGACCGAGCTGCGCCAGGTCATGGGTCTGCTCACGATCGATGCGGACGATCTCGAATCGGCGGCCATGGCGGAGCTCGCCCCCCAACCGGGCCTCGGCCGATTGGAGGCCCTGCTCGGAGGGGTGCGGCAGTCCGGGATGCCGGTCGAACTGACGGTCTCCGGGGAGGCCCGGCCGGTGCCGCCGGGTGTCGAACTCGCCGCCTACCGGGTGGTGCAGGAGGCACTGACGAACACCGTCAAGCACGCGAGCGGGGCACGAGCGGACGTCATCCTCGCGTACGCCGCCGACCACGTATGCGTGGAGGTGACCGATAGCGGCGGCCGTCCGAGCGACTCTGCTTCCACCGGCGGTGGCCACGGACTGATCGGTCTGCGCGAGCGCCTCGCCGTCCACGGTGGGACGCTCGAGTCGGGCCCGCGCCTGCGCGGCGGATACCGCGTCAAGGCGTTGATCCCCCTGGACGCGTCATGA
- a CDS encoding ABC transporter ATP-binding protein produces the protein MTEPVIELSGVSRRYDEGPPALDDVSLTVHAGESVAVLGPSGSGKSTMLNVIAGLDRPTSGAVTVGGVRVDRLGEAGSARYRRATVGMVFQFFNLLDDLTVIDNVLLPAEVAGMARGDARRRAAELLDALGVARHARANPGRLSGGERQRVAVARALMNRPALLLADEPTGALDTASGEDVKALFQELHADGQTIVTVTHDLTLAQSCATRTIRIVDGRIAADVRTAAAR, from the coding sequence ATGACCGAGCCGGTGATCGAGCTGAGCGGCGTCAGCCGCCGATACGACGAAGGGCCGCCGGCCCTGGACGACGTGTCGCTGACTGTGCACGCCGGAGAATCGGTGGCGGTCCTCGGGCCGTCGGGCAGCGGCAAGTCGACGATGCTCAACGTGATCGCCGGCCTGGACCGACCGACGTCGGGGGCGGTCACGGTGGGCGGGGTGCGCGTCGACCGGTTGGGCGAGGCCGGCTCGGCACGCTACCGGCGGGCCACGGTCGGCATGGTCTTCCAGTTCTTCAACCTGCTGGACGACCTGACGGTGATCGACAACGTGCTGCTGCCGGCCGAGGTCGCCGGGATGGCGCGCGGCGACGCACGCCGCCGGGCGGCCGAGCTGCTCGATGCCCTCGGTGTCGCACGCCATGCCCGGGCCAACCCGGGGCGCTTGTCGGGTGGCGAGCGTCAGCGGGTCGCCGTGGCACGTGCCTTGATGAACCGTCCCGCGTTGCTGCTGGCCGACGAGCCGACCGGGGCGCTGGACACCGCATCCGGCGAGGACGTCAAGGCCCTGTTCCAGGAGCTGCACGCCGACGGCCAGACGATCGTCACGGTCACACACGACCTGACCCTGGCGCAGTCCTGCGCGACGCGGACGATCAGGATCGTCGACGGTCGCATCGCGGCCGACGTCCGAACGGCGGCCGCCCGGTGA